Genomic DNA from Manihot esculenta cultivar AM560-2 chromosome 15, M.esculenta_v8, whole genome shotgun sequence:
tacttattaaaatatatttttatattaattttcatatgaaataaataaatattgatgaTTTGAGTAAAATGTAGTATTATTTAATAGGTTTgatgatattattatttaattttttaaaaatttgttgtataaaatataatttatacaataaaaaataggtatttttacatattttcttactattaatttcttttctaaataagagagaaatttatttttcattttaatctcttttatttttcacttattTAAACATAAAAGATAAAGATAAATTATCCAGTGTATTTCGACACTCTTCTTTTTAATATGATAAAGATTatgaaattatgaaataaatatttatgtgaGTATTTTACTCTTTTgaacataattaataatttttttttatataaatctaaTTTGGTGAAGTTAAAtatttaacatatttatttttaaaacatactctaatagttagtctttaatttttaaatagataatttaattgttgtgattttaaaatttatcaaaattaattttaaaaatatattaattattttatatattattaataatttaaaaaattaaaattaaataatttcattaaattaaataataatttttttcaagggAAAAGTTAGCTTCATGTTTGTAATATGACGAATATTTGTCGGAATTCACCCCTCAACTTTCATGAGTTTCTTCTGCTCGGTGTtcggttgtttttttttttttattcgctTTCACGCTTCCGTTGCTGACAAAACAAGAACCACGCGCCTTTCAAACATGACACGCACACTCTCTCTTTATCTTTAACTGATGATGTTTGTAACGCGAGTTAGACACGCGCGGTTGTCGTCGTCAGCTCAATTCTCCTGAAAGTCCATTGGCTCAAGCAAATCAAAACAACGAACAAAGTGCAAAAGCTCTAAAGCCTCTTCGTGCACATAAGACCTTCACCTCATCCAGTTCCTTTCTtagacaaataaaaataaaaattccagTTCCTTTCACCATAGAAAAGttggaaaaagaataaaaagagaatCTTTCTTTAAGCTGCTTCTCTCTGTGGATTTTTATGGTCTGATCTCTCCCTAATTTAGCCATATTTCTTACATGAGTTGTTTCTTGAATCCATGGCGCGCCCTATTTTCTTCTTAGTTTTGTCTCTTTTGTTGATTCCTTCAACTACCCCTTTTCAATCCAATGAACAAGGATATATTTCTGTGCTCTTGTCTGATAAAGGTATTGATTTTGCTAAGGATATGCTCATAAAAAAGGCAGTATCCTCCATGATTCCACTTCATCTGCCTGACATAGACAAGTCTGTCAAAATCCCACTTCTCGGCAAAGTCCATGTGGTTCTTTCAAACATCACCATTAATAGTGTCCGTATTGCCTCTTCTTCTGTTGAAACTGGAGAGATGGGTATTGTCCTATTTGCTTCAGGTGCTACAGCGGATTTGACAATGAATTGGAGGTACTCTTATAAGAATTGGATCGTTGTGATTTCAGATAAGGGAGATGCCTCAGTTCAGGCAAGTGCTAGAGTTGCTTACAGTTTGTTAAATATTTCTACTTGCTTTTCGTTGCTCTTCCTGTAATTAAGCTATTTGGGAAGAAGCGttcatgaataataaaattttcactttGAGTGCTATGCAATTGGGGAATTATGTTTTCTGTTAGAAATTGTTTATGCCAAGAAAGGGGGAAACTTTGAGGAGACAAAAGGTTAGCAGTGTTTGCTGCATGATCCAATGAACTAAAGTTGCTTACACAGTGATtctgatattttaatttgtaattttgaCTGAATGCACACTGGGGATTTCAGAATCTTATCTTGTCAAACCCTTAATGGGGGTTGTGACAAAATGatattttccatgattttctttcttcatgggaGTTTCTTCACTTTTCCCTTTGCTGCATACGAACTCTTTTTCTCTGAGAGATCCGAGAGTGCAATCTTTCTAATGGCCTGTTCAACATTCTATGAAGAGCAACTGAAGACTTGAAGTTAGTTATTGTCATAATCAATCTAGTCTTTGTGTCTTGTGGATGGTAAAGTCTACAATTTACCTTCTGCAATTTGTTTAGAGAAGTATATGTGTATTGTTGAGGGCTATTACTTCTGGACTTGGAAAAAGAAGGCTGCAAGAACAAAAGTTAATATATCTTAATGCACAATTCTGATGAAAATGTGTCGGTAATTGGAATTATATGGGTATGGGGATCTGCATGCATCTTGAGCATAGAGTTCCAGGTTTGGCGAGTCAGATCAATTGAACTAGAATATAACATTGAAGCCAGCATCAAAGTCAAAGTCAAAATATTCTTCTTCATTGAATtcctttcctctttttttttttttttttttttttccaactaAAAGATAATCCATGGCATCCCTTCCATGTCTTCCAGTGAATGATAGAGAATGAGATGGTAATGTTGCTTCTGTTTTCCCTTTTTTCTGGTATTTACTTTTAAGGGAAAGGTATTGTGATGTgtcatttattttcattttattagcaATTTTAAATTTGGCATGACACGATCTTCTTCGTTTTAATTccgtaaaataaaaatttgatgaaTTTGCTTCTGCATAAAGGTTAAAGATATGCAAATTGGAGTTTCTGTTACTTTGAAAGAACAAGATGGAACTCTCAGTACGTCTCTCTTGGACTGCGGATGTTATGTGAAAGATATCTCTATTAAGTTGGATGGAGGAGCATCTTGGCTTTATCAAGTGTAAGCAATCCTCTTACTTAAGTTAAGCCTTAAGAAACTATTGTTTCTGTTCTAGTAAAGAGAGCAGTTTCACTTGTGTAGTTTTAACAATTGTTTATGATGAAAGCTCTATCACTTCCATAAAAATTGGAAGTGTATTGATGTCCAAGTAAAGGTTAAAGGCTAGGAATTTACCCTTATATCCGACTCTTCACgactttatataaataaatgaggCGATAAAACACAATAACAATGTACATGTTACTTTGGTTGTTATATTCTAATtccaattttatctttttatcttTCAGGGTGGTTGATGCTTTTGAAGCTCCAATAGGGTCTGCAGTAGAAAATGCtatttcaaagaaaataaaagaagggaTACTAAAACTTGATAGCCGATTGCAATCACTTCCAAAACAAGTCTCAGTGGATCATACATCTGCTATGAATGTTACTTTTGTGGACGACCCTGTGTTGAGAAATTCTTCAGTTGAAATTGATATTGATGGTTTATTCATGTCGAAGGACAACATTTTGATTTCCGGCTATTACCGTAAAGGATTGCATCCTTCTGATTCCTCAAACTGTGCAGCTAAGATGGTTGGAATCTCATTATGTGAAAATGTGTTTAATACTGCTGCAGTAGTATACTTCAACGTAAGTTTCCTGCATAAATAGAGCATGAACTTTGACTCGATAACACTAGTACATTTTTTTCATCCTTTTTCTCTTTGAGAAGTttattaaaaaggaaaagaagtcGAAACAGTAGATGGTAATTGTTCATATTATCTATTCCAGCGGACATAGTTCAAACTCGTATGCAGCAGCCTCTAAGCCAACTCATTTAGATATAAACTTGCATGACGTATAATGTTTCTGTGGTTAAGCAGTTAAGCTAAGAGTTATTTGGCTAATTTCTGTGGTCAGGCAGGTTATATGCATTGGATAGTGGATAGATTTCCAAATCAGTCCCTCTTAAACACTGCAACATGGAGATTTATTTATCCTCAACTATACCAGAAGTATCCGAACGATCAAATGAAGCTGAATATATCACTAACTTCTCCACCTCTGATAAGAGTTGCAGAAACCAACCTTGATGCGACCATTTATCTAGATGTGACTGTTGACGTTGTGGATGCTGATGAAGTTGTTCCGGTTGCATGTGTCTCATTGGTATGTTTGATTAGATTATCATATCCTTTGTCACTGTAATTTCACAAGCTACTTTTCATTGCCTTTTTACCCAATAACTTTTCATTGCAGGTAATAAATGCTTCGTGTTCTCCACAAATTTTAATGAATAAGCTGGCTGGTATCCTCAAGTTGAAAAGCTTTACTGTGTCTTATAAGTGGAGCAATATCGGGGACCTGCATATGCATCTGCTTCGGGTATGTTCATACTGAACTTCGCCTTGAATTTCTTGATATGCAACATTTATCATTGTTGAAGTTTGCTGGTCGTTAATCAACCTTTTAGAATATTTGTGAATCTTTAACATTTTAATGAATTGAGCTTGAAATATTCTACCTTGTGCATGGTAAGAACATATTACCTAATGGGTATATTTTTTCGTAAGAATGTTCAATCATAGTCTTTTTCAGTTAAATGGTTAACAGTCACAAGATCCTGTTTGATCTCTCTTCTGTGAAGGTTGTCTTTCTTGAATAACTATTAAATGGTAAATCAGTATTTAATCTCAGCAAAGTTTTGTGCAACTATCTGCAGCCGGTAGCTTTCGCAATTCTGGAAACCATCTTCCTTCCATATGTGAACTTCCGGCTATTAAAGGGGTTACCTTTGCCATTTCTTCATGGATTTACACTCAAGAATGCTGCAATCCATTACACAAATTCAAGGATGATGATATGCAGCAACCTTGTCCTCACACAACAGTACTACATCAATTAGCAGTCAACTAGATGCTTCAGATATACATGTAAAAAAACTTCATGTGCTCAAATGTTGTATTAGCTGTAAGCAGTAAAGCTATTCAAATCTGTAAATATGGTAATCAGTTGAATGTTGTTGAATTGAAAGGCTAATGCCTAAATTGTTTACTATGATTAAGAAAATCATGAGAAAAATgcctttttttataatttgatctTAGAAgttagataataatttaattatgtaaAACAACAGAACCAGAGGCCAAGGGTTCATGCAGAATCAGGAAAGTTGAATCTTGCATGTGAAACGCTTGCATCaatgaattaaaattcattCCTAATAGTTTTTATCCTTATATTGgaactaataaaaatataattgaaatttattaattttgagagAATTTAAatggattgattttttttttatttcttaaaatcaactatataaaaatttaataaaattgaattattgtaagaattgattttaaattaaaagtgaattttgttaaaattattaaaattttgtaagaaataattttacataaaattttattaaaattacttaattaacgCTTGAaagcttttttttattattttttatttattttaactataaatttgcttaaacttttttaattaataacgactttctttatttttataatttaatttaatattaagtaTTAATGCTTATACatttatgattaataataagaaatttaatatattatttaattaattttaaaaaaaagagagtatatttaaatttatatttttaatgataaaaattgtaaaatttagatttcaaaaattgttaaaaatattaatgatgtttttcaaaaaatattttcaatatgataagaataattattatttataagaataaaaatttatatttagtttaaaaataataaagacaataagaaaaataaatcaatttaaatttattattaatttatttaaaataaaagaattgaaataaattatgttATCCCGAAATCTATTTCAAagaaaagaattattttataaatataattccaAACATAgtgtatataataattttaatacgaAAGGACAACTAAATATTATAAACCATCTAATTATTGATGAAGCTGACATGGACAACACCTATTGGGTAAATGGACAACAACGTAGAAGTACGCACAGCACTGCAATCAAAATCCCTAGATTAAACCGATGAATCCCCAATTATGATAGGGTGAAACGGAGGGTCAGAACCgcaatttaaaaccgaaccgaataataAAAACCAAACCTATTATCTCTCTCTAGAAACAAACACTTACGCTCTCTCTATCCTCCTCTCTGCTCAATTCGCACCCTTTTCTCTcgggctctctctctctctgtctcgcTCCCTATTATCACTTACAACAATATATTTGCTCAAATAACAAATCACACTCTCCAATTTACCCGCCAAAAAGGTTCCTTAATTTAACGTCTCCAATTTTCAAATTTCTCTTTAATTCCCTCTTTCTCGCTCTAGGGTTTCTCTCCTCCACCCCCGTCTCTATCCTTCTCTCCTCACATGCCTCTGTTCTCTCTCTCTTGCAGGTCGCCCCCCGTGGAGTGGTCGTAAATGGGATTTGCTCTGTAGGAAATGGATTCAGCGGGTAATGATGAGGCTCCAGACGGTATGAATCCTCAATCGGAATGTGAGATTGCTGCGGTTGGCGAGAAGAGGCCGGTTGAGAATGGGGAGACTGAAGAATTAGGTGTTAAATCAACCAAAAAGGCGAAGTGTGGTGTCGGAGAGATGCGTAGAGTGGCGGAGATAGTGCTCGTATTGTCGACTATGGCGGGAATGAGAGGAGGGAAGAGTCCGACGGAAGCGGAGGTAAATTTGATGGAGGAAGCGAGGGCAAAATTGGTCGAGATTTGTCAGGATTTGGCGCCAAAGGATTTAGTGGCGAGGGATGCGATTGGGACAGTTATTGAGGATCTAGGGCTCAATTGGAAACTCAAAGATCAAAGATTAGGGTTTCGGGGCACTAGGCTGTCTATTAAAGAGAAGATTGCTCTTACAAAGAAGAAGGTAAAAGTGTTCAAATCTGTGTCGGATTCTGTGTGCTTCTCAGTATATTGGCTTTCTTTGTTTGGTTTTTGGTTTAAGCGGTGTTATTAGTCCATAAATTAACGTTTTCATTTTTCCTTACAATGTCAGTTTAGTGCCATTAGCAGAGACGGTAGGATTTCTTTTTCTGATTCAACTGCTTTATCTTATTTTTGTCTCCTTTCTGGGAAGAACCTTGCCTTGTTTGGTGGTTAGAATGTAGTGAGCTGCATTGTACTTTAGAGGTTAATAAAAGCAGGTGGTTTTTTTAATGTGAGACCACGAGCTCTAATTTTGCTAATTTTGTGCTTTCATTTGATGCGTAATAAAAAAAAGGTAGGAGTAAGATTCTTTTTTTCCCTAGGAAGAAGTGACAAAGGAAAAGTGGAACCTATATTTCTGTAATAAGTGGGACCTAATTAATGTAAATCTTTCAAACACATAATGGAGTGTGCTTATCAGCCAATAAGCCTTCTAAATATGAGGATGAGGAGCTTGGAAATGACAAAAGACCAGTTTTCTACCAATAAAAGGGAAACATTTAGTCTTCTTTTAGCTTTTGAGGCAATTCTGAGTTACCAAGTAAAAAGTAGAATTTTAAGCTGCTCCATAGTTTGAACAATGCAGCTGATGAAAAGGGAGAAGGCTATAAGCCAAAAAAATTTTAGGTCCATGATGTTATGTATTTACAGTGTAAATCCAAAGTATGCTATATCTTTTTCATGGAGAGCTGTCAACTAACTTCATATCTCTGCTCTGGTTGAGCTATTTAACTACCACTTTGGATTTCATTTGATTGCGTCAAACACTTAAAAGATGTGCTGTGACTAGACGAAGTGAATTTGTTGACGCTTCTCCAGATGGAAGAATCCAAGAAATTTGCTGCACCTTCTGGTACATATTCAGCTCAAACGTCGCAGCCAAGTTTTGGTGCAATGGGTGATATCCGTGGGCCATCTCATTCTATTCGAATGTTTCCATCAGATAAACCAAGTAATACAAGTATACCTTCTGGAGGACTTCCAACTCCAGCAACTATAGGGCATGTCTCGGCAGCAACTTCTACACCTTTAGCAAGTCAGCCAATTCCCTCTGAAGTGAGAGTATCTACAGCGTCCACTGGGTTATCCAACAGTCATCCAGGAAGAGATTCATCTGCATTAGCAGGCCATAGAGTTGAAAAATCTCATTTTAAATCAGAGGGACCAAATGGGACTACTTATATACCATATGCACAAGGTAATCTTTCATTTCCCTTTACACTAACCTCTTTTCTCTTCTGGGTCTATAATGATCATCTACTTTAGTTCAGTCTCTTCCTTTCCTTGGCAGATATAATATTTGGATTTCTGAGCCTGTTACGATTGgttgaaataaaatagaaagATGTAATCAAGAAGGTGGCTTTAGTGTAACAGTAAAGTTACTCTATTTGTGACTTGAGGTCACAGGTTTGAGTCATAGAAACAGCTTCTCTACAAagtaagcataaggaaatgtaCAGCAACCCGCTTCAATGTGCACAAGTGGTGGGGTGCTTTGTGCACTGAATCACCCTCTATAAGAAGATGTAATCAAGAAAAATCTAATAACATAGATACTAAGAAATTGTTGAATGAAGCACACTTTGTTTGCACAAGTTCTGCTTAATTTGATAGTACTATGTTTTAGGAGTCGTATTTTCCATCTTACAAATTTGTATGCTagctatatattattaatattattggggTTTCACCTTAAAGTAAAACACACTTGATTGGTAACACATAGGCAAAATTGCAATCTCGTCAGATTCAGTTAATCAGCTTAGTTGCGCTGTGTGGAGCCTTTATTGTCGCTTCCTATCACACCCTATTCTCACCCTATGTGTATCTGTGTTTTTGCAATGAGTGGGTGCATGTGTGAGGAGAGAGAAAAAGCTAGGTAGGGAAGAGGGCCTGGGTTTGATGGTAGGTCCAATGTT
This window encodes:
- the LOC110600947 gene encoding putative BPI/LBP family protein At1g04970, whose protein sequence is MARPIFFLVLSLLLIPSTTPFQSNEQGYISVLLSDKGIDFAKDMLIKKAVSSMIPLHLPDIDKSVKIPLLGKVHVVLSNITINSVRIASSSVETGEMGIVLFASGATADLTMNWRYSYKNWIVVISDKGDASVQVKDMQIGVSVTLKEQDGTLSTSLLDCGCYVKDISIKLDGGASWLYQVVVDAFEAPIGSAVENAISKKIKEGILKLDSRLQSLPKQVSVDHTSAMNVTFVDDPVLRNSSVEIDIDGLFMSKDNILISGYYRKGLHPSDSSNCAAKMVGISLCENVFNTAAVVYFNAGYMHWIVDRFPNQSLLNTATWRFIYPQLYQKYPNDQMKLNISLTSPPLIRVAETNLDATIYLDVTVDVVDADEVVPVACVSLVINASCSPQILMNKLAGILKLKSFTVSYKWSNIGDLHMHLLRPVAFAILETIFLPYVNFRLLKGLPLPFLHGFTLKNAAIHYTNSRMMICSNLVLTQQYYIN